TGCACGTCGAGACCGGCGTTGGCCAGCGCGCGAGCGAGGTTCTTGCCTTCGAACAGCGGGCGGGAGTCGATGATGGACACGCGGAACTTCTTGCCTTGCTTGTGTGCGTTCAGCAACGTCTGCTTGACGAGCGAGCTACCGGCAAATGTGACAATCACGTCGCCGTCCTTGATCTTCTGCGCCGCACTTCCAGCAACCACCTGGTCGGCCACGGTGATCTTCTCACGGATGAAGCTGTCGATAAACTCGCAAAGTGTTTCCTTGGCGTCTGCTTCGGGCACGGACGGGTCAATCGAGGCGATGGCCAACTTGAGGGCACGAATAGCATTTCCCTGACTGATGGAGAGGGGACGGCATGTCGAAAGGTAGGTAATCTGATGAGACAAATGGGCCGTAAGATGGCGCGACAGCGAGGTACCGAGCGGAGTTGTATACGCTTCGATCACCTAGGCCCGTTAGCACCCACACAGTTCAAGTCCAAATAATAAAAGGCATACCCTCTTAAAAGCCAACAACGTAGCCACACATCGCGCACTACTCCCACAAACCACATAGTCCCTCATCTGCAATCCCAGCGCCAAAACAGCCGGATGCACTTCCTTCCCAGCGCCCGCAACCGTCGCCCGCCGCTGCTGTCCATACAAATGTCCAAAGACCGCaacattcttctcctcagccttcttcttttgctccGCAGCGCTGGGCTGGCCCGGTGTCTGCCCAGACGGCCGACGGGGTAACCCTCGTCCCTTGTCTCCGCTAGCACCGGATCCCCCAGCAGGTTGTCCATGTCCCTTCTTCGGCGTAGCGGGGTGACCAGCACCGGCACCAGCAGCGCTACCGCCAGCAGCAGAACCACCGGCAGGGGCAGGAGCACCGCCGGCCTCGCGATCGAGCTTCTCCTTTGCTCTGCGAGCGGCTTTTTCGGCTTTGGCGCGTTTCTTCAGCTCGGCGCCCGTCAGTTTTTCGGCTCCGTCGATCGCGGGGGTCGCGTCTTTGGTATCTTTGGgctttgcttctttcttttctttcttcggTTTGCCGGATTCTTTCGAACGTTGGGtctgttgttgtggttgtggttgcgaGGGGTTCGAGGAGGCCTCCGACTGGCGCTGCTGGGCAGGCACCTCAGAAGCTGGGGCGGATAACGACGAGGCTAGCGCCGGATCGACTGGATTCGTCATGACGGTGGATGCGAAGGGAACAAAAATAAAACGGTGTTGGAAAAGTTCCAGTCAAGAGGGGCATTGAAGATTTGTCGGAGAAGAGAAGGGGGCGGGTTGTGGGGAGACTGACTCACGGCAGAATTATGATGCACGGCCCTAACACTCTACTGTAGTACTACAACTATAAAAGATAATTACTGGAATGGTTATTCAAgataacgtaatcggacaccgagctgcgcgggacaccgagctgcgcggcggcggcgagtaACTAACTCTTCTATACGAATTATACGAATTATTTCATCAACCTAGTTAAATAAATGCCACATTGAACTGTATTCGATCTATTAAATTTACTACTATTTAGCAGGACATTTTAACCTATTATGGCCTTCTTcattgcagttgctgcatcgtgctggccgccgtggccttcttgatggcTCCTGTATCGCCTCCCTCTCaatcaacctttgctgaccttcagagccagttagactacctccatcttgaataaaggctcgtgtcatattcttcttccctttctgatgCTTATTTGACGTGTGGAGCTGATGGAATCCCTGTCTTAATAGAATAGCATCCTGCATTGCGACTTCTGTGCTCTTTATAaacttttcaagcatctgctctgcaacaactgaagatagggattggctttgaagttcttgaatctgctttttctgctgattcaactgatagagattgactggtgttcttcctaaataaaaggattggttgctggatgaggaagaaggtggtgtcggtgtcttgaTGTTGAGTTTTGCAAGAACTCTCTCTGGTTTAAAAGGAATaagaccagcagctgcaaatgcacTCAATATATTGGCCTTAGAGAATGCACGGCCATGGATGCTGGAGTAGATAGATATGAAGTCTTGtttatcaatggcatggATGTTGTTTTCTGCCATCTCTCTGACTTTCTGGCCGTAATAATGCTTGAGTGGCGCAAAACAGCTTATATCAAGCGGTTGaagtagatgagatgaatgaggaggcatatataacgGAATAATCCTTCTCTCAGTGCAGAATTGATCAAAACTAGCAGTGGCATGACTGCtatggccgtcaagaattaaaagacgatatctgccagctgtctgagaagcagtatgcttctcaaacatctcctgaagccattcaaatcccagaatatcattagtccagccattatcgctcaagctgattctatattcctttggaatagctgaataccactgagattgatgctttttcccagccataatgatttgcggaggtagagcatgtccagaggcatttatggcaattattATGGTAATCCACTCGCGATTTCcaggctggatagatttggcatggctatctcttgtctctgatccacaaataacctttgcagttgatgccactcccatttgaaagccagtttcatccatattgtatATATCCTGCTCTGCAATGCCGTATCTCAGGATAGTCTCTTGAACACGATTAAACCAGCCTTTTATAAGCTccggatcttcacatttggcacgctgatagtcatattggcgggtatatttggatttgagctcaggatggcgttgaataaATCGGGAGACCCATTTCTCGCTGATAGAGATGTCTTTTGATGGCTTAGACCGCGCGGATAATAAAAGCTGAGCAAGATGGCGTACATTTGATACTCGAAGGGGTAGACCACGTTTATCCATGTCTAGAATCCAGTTTTTAAGGGATTCTTCTTCAGTATTTGATAGCTTGCGACAATTTGCAATTGTATGTTGGCGAGAGACAGTCCCATCGAGGCGAGTCATGAGGGTCCTTGGAGGCACATCAAAGGCTTTTGCACAGGCCGTTTTTGATGGGAATTGGCCTTTATGAAAAGcctcaatggccaattcTAGACGTTTTTCCTTCGGTATTTCAGtcatgatgaatatggcagtagaaaagtagtatatgggatcatattcaggagaagcggcttccgaccgcgcagctcggtgtcccgcgcagctcggtgtccgattacgttagcATTTATTGATTACTCATTACATCGTCTCTCATgctgaaaagaaaaaaaaagaaaaaagacaaagcCACCCAAGGGAATCTAACAAAAACCTTTCCGTAGAGGAGGTGAAGAAGGCAAAAAAgatagaaagaagaaagaaacaagCCAGTACCAAATGCCAGGATATCCCTACTGCCGTCCCATATTCCTGACACCAATACCGATTCCCAACCCAATAACGAGATTCCTCCCAAAGACACTAGACGCCAACCGTTTTCGATACAAGAGAGATCCTTGAGAAAGAtagtaaaaagaaaaagctcCGTGAATGATCACTCGTTGAGCATCACATCACTGAGTGGGCGACGCTGCTTGCGATTCTGCTGATCCCGAATCGAACGGAATCGCTCATGGTCCGAAGCCAGTTTGCGCTTGAACATGCTGAGATCGCTCAGAAGATCCTCCATGTGTGACTGCATGTCCTGCGCTTCGATCTGACCAGCTTCGACTTCAATggtatcatcatcctcccagATAAGATCGGGTTCCGGCTCCTCGTCACTAGCAGGAGACGAGTCATCTTCCTTATCATCGGTGAGGTCCGGGTTTTCCGATTCCTCATCTTCGCCCAACGCATACAGGCTACTTTTGCGCTTCTCGATAGTCACCGGCGGGATCGGGTTGCGCAGACTGTCGATGGCCAGTTTCAGATGGTTGCGTAGGGCTTCATTCTCGGTTTTGAGTTGACGGATCTTGCACTCGCTGACCATCTTGGTCTCCTCCATAAGTCGCTGCATTTTCTCAACCTTCTGCTGGTAATCCTCCAAGCGCTCGCTCTGGACTTCGCTCTCACGTCGGTTCGCAACCGCCTGGCTGACACTGAGTTGGAGTGTGCGAATCGTCTCCGCCATCTCGGCAATCTGCTTGTCACGCTCAGCAGCGGATAGATGGTCTTGGTTGACACGAGCACGAGTACGGATACGCTTGGCCTGGTCCGCATACCGGAGAGTGGAGAGTGTCTCCTCGTAATCGCTGGGGGCAATACACGCAATCATGGCCGTCTTCGAGTTACCACCCAGGCTGTCTTTGAGCAACCAGGTAAGGATGGAATCACGGTACGGCACAACATCTCGACTCTTGCGTTTTCCGGATCGTCCCTGCTTCGGATCCGCCAACGCGGCAATAACTCGACCCAGGGTGGTGAGTGATTTGTTAATGTTGGATCCTTCACGAAGTCTCTGGCCCGTAGCCTCAGTGGACTTGGCCCGCTCAGAGCCCGCCAGATCCACCAGACGAATGCGCGCCGTACGTTCCGTAGTCTCATCAGTGGAGAGATCGTGGTGAATCTGTTTCAGGGTGATGGTGAAGACAGCGTGCGATCGAGAAGAGGTATCGTTCATCTTGGTGCTGGCAGTCGTACGCGAAGTGTCGCCCTTGCGCATGTGCTTCATGAGATCACTGTAGTTCTTCACAGTCACTTCGGTCAGGTCCTTGATATACGGTCCCTCCGAGGGCGACTCGCGAATGCGCAGATAGTTCGGGGGATCGGTCCGAGGCACGAGCAGGTCACGCACATGCTCATTGTACACTTCAAAGTACGACACCCGAACGTTGTAGCTGACATCAGGAGTCTCCGAGGCTTCGATGCGCTGGAAGAGATCTTCGCAAGTTCGAGGGATCAATCCCGGCTGCTCGGCGGTCCCCATCATGGTATAACTCTTTCCGGAGCCTGTCTGTCCATAAGCGAAAATGCAAGTGTGGTATCCTTCGAAGTTGTGGTCCAGAAAATCCTCTCCCAGGCAGTCATAGACATCCTCTTGCTGAGCGTAGTGCGGGTCCTTGTCGTTATGCGACCAGAACGAGTTGTCAAAGACAAAGGACTTGTCCTCCAGCACCTTTCCACGGGCCTGCGACTTTGGCTTCCCTTCGTCTTCTGGATTGACCTTGGGTGCGAGCAGTTTGGTGGTCTGGGTGCGGGGGTCCATCGCAATCAGGCATTCAGCATCGCGTTCAATTTCTGCCAGGTTAGCACCAGCCTTATATCCTCCATAGAGTGTTATAATCACATACCTCGAGGCAGAAACTTTCGCACGCGGACGACAACACGGACGTTTCCTCCTGGCGAGGAACCTACATCCTGAGTCACAGGAACCGCAATACTTTCGCGCGCACGCAGAGATGGACTGGAGGCACTCGATTGCAAATTCGCGGCTGACGCAGTGGTCGACGCTGCAGAAGGACTGGTGATGCCGGTAGCTGCGGAGACGCCGGACGAGGCAGAGGACTGGGAGTCGAGGCCGGTGCCCGCGTAGAAACGAGGATCGAGGGCCATTTCCGGGCTGGGATGTCTCAGTAAATGAATAATTTGGGAAAGAGATTCGCGCTGGCGATAGAGCAATTGATGGTACATACGTCGAGATGTCAAGGATAAACAGGGAAGGAGTGGGGTATGGTCTGAAGAGACAGGAAGGAAGTAGAATACAACAACAGATGGAATGCCTTCCCTCAAGGGAGGCGAGTGGAATCCCCACTGCAAGAACAATGAAAGAACGAGTGAATGAATGGCGGACAGATCGAGATGGTCCAAGAGACTTCAGATGGTCCGGGCAGAGGCTCTAATGGAGTAAACAGGCGATCCCGCGGTCCATCGAGCCGCCGGTCCTGTAAGTCAGGGGAACATGCAAGTGATAACAAAGTCAAAAGAAACAAGGGCCATGCAAGTACAGTACAGCAATAATAAATGGTCGGTTTATCAACACAAAACGTGGAGTATGGAGTGGTCCTTTACTGCGGAGTATCGGTGCCTCAGGCGGTCGTTGCCATAGCAATCAACATGATACAGCGTGAACAGCCACAATGTACGACAAgcatgtgaagaactgtgaagaATGGCTGTAATTCTTCATGCTGTTGCAGATAA
This region of Aspergillus chevalieri M1 DNA, chromosome 4, nearly complete sequence genomic DNA includes:
- a CDS encoding translation initiation factor eIF2B subunit delta (BUSCO:EOG09262JZW;~COG:J;~EggNog:ENOG410PFQ0;~InterPro:IPR000649,IPR042529,IPR037171;~PFAM:PF01008;~go_process: GO:0044237 - cellular metabolic process [Evidence IEA]) gives rise to the protein MTNPVDPALASSLSAPASEVPAQQRQSEASSNPSQPQPQQQTQRSKESGKPKKEKKEAKPKDTKDATPAIDGAEKLTGAELKKRAKAEKAARRAKEKLDREAGGAPAPAGGSAAGGSAAGAGAGHPATPKKGHGQPAGGSGASGDKGRGLPRRPSGQTPGQPSAAEQKKKAEEKNVAVFGHLYGQQRRATVAGAGKEVHPAVLALGLQMRDYVVCGSSARCVATLLAFKRVIEAYTTPLGTSLSRHLTAHLSHQITYLSTCRPLSISQGNAIRALKLAIASIDPSVPEADAKETLCEFIDSFIREKITVADQVVAGSAAQKIKDGDVIVTFAGSSLVKQTLLNAHKQGKKFRVSIIDSRPLFEGKNLARALANAGLDVQYSLMNGISHAIKDATKVFLGAHAMTSNGRLYSRVGTALVAMSAKERAGGVEVPVIVCCETVKFTDRVALDSIVVNEIADADEMVTTHPPQQVTGLPDPAAAAAAAAAESSSENKKKASKTPVPPTNASPLEPNPALKNASSPLKDWRDTPNLQLLNLMYDVTPAEYVDMVVTEMGSLPPSAVPIVHRMSTSL
- a CDS encoding uncharacterized protein (COG:S;~EggNog:ENOG410PQVY;~InterPro:IPR004875,IPR009057,IPR006600,IPR001878;~PFAM:PF03221,PF03184;~go_function: GO:0003676 - nucleic acid binding [Evidence IEA];~go_function: GO:0008270 - zinc ion binding [Evidence IEA]) — protein: MTEIPKEKRLELAIEAFHKGQFPSKTACAKAFDVPPRTLMTRLDGTVSRQHTIANCRKLSNTEEESLKNWILDMDKRGLPLRVSNVRHLAQLLLSARSKPSKDISISEKWVSRFIQRHPELKSKYTRQYDYQRAKCEDPELIKGWFNRVQETILRYGIAEQDIYNMDETGFQMGVASTAKVICGSETRDSHAKSIQPGNREWITIIIAINASGHALPPQIIMAGKKHQSQWYSAIPKEYRISLSDNGWTNDILGFEWLQEMFEKHTASQTAGRYRLLILDGHSSHATASFDQFCTERRIIPLYMPPHSSHLLQPLDISCFAPLKHYYGQKVREMAENNIHAIDKQDFISIYSSIHGRAFSKANILSAFAAAGLIPFKPERVLAKLNIKTPTPPSSSSSNQSFYLGRTPVNLYQLNQQKKQIQELQSQSLSSVVAEQMLEKFIKSTEVAMQDAILLRQGFHQLHTSNKHQKGKKNMTRAFIQDGGSLTGSEGQQRLIEREAIQEPSRRPRRPARCSNCNEEGHNRLKCPAK
- the KLP7 gene encoding kinesin-3 family protein uncB (COG:Z;~EggNog:ENOG410PJZQ;~InterPro:IPR019821,IPR036961,IPR027417,IPR027640, IPR001752;~PFAM:PF00225;~go_function: GO:0003777 - microtubule motor activity [Evidence IEA];~go_function: GO:0005524 - ATP binding [Evidence IEA];~go_function: GO:0008017 - microtubule binding [Evidence IEA];~go_process: GO:0007018 - microtubule-based movement [Evidence IEA]), which codes for MMGTAEQPGLIPRTCEDLFQRIEASETPDVSYNVRVSYFEVYNEHVRDLLVPRTDPPNYLRIRESPSEGPYIKDLTEVTVKNYSDLMKHMRKGDTSRTTASTKMNDTSSRSHAVFTITLKQIHHDLSTDETTERTARIRLVDLAGSERAKSTEATGQRLREGSNINKSLTTLGRVIAALADPKQGRSGKRKSRDVVPYRDSILTWLLKDSLGGNSKTAMIACIAPSDYEETLSTLRYADQAKRIRTRARVNQDHLSAAERDKQIAEMAETIRTLQLSVSQAVANRRESEVQSERLEDYQQKVEKMQRLMEETKMVSECKIRQLKTENEALRNHLKLAIDSLRNPIPPVTIEKRKSSLYALGEDEESENPDLTDDKEDDSSPASDEEPEPDLIWEDDDTIEVEAGQIEAQDMQSHMEDLLSDLSMFKRKLASDHERFRSIRDQQNRKQRRPLSDVMLNE